Proteins co-encoded in one Arthrobacter globiformis genomic window:
- the metH gene encoding methionine synthase, whose amino-acid sequence MPRFALDIESVARPARSQELLDAVNHRVVIADGAMGTMLQGRELSLEDDFLGLEGCNEILNVTRPDVLADIHDAYFAVGIDAVETNTFGANWSNLSDYGIDDRIEELARAGAAIARERAEAAEKTDGRMRWVLGSMGPGTKLPSLGHTSYDYLKQTFALQAEGLIDGGADAFLIETSQDLLQTKAAVNGCKQAIVARGIRLPIFVEVTVETTGTMLMGSEIGAALTALEPLGVDAIGLNCATGPDEMSEHLRHLSKQSTVAIACMPNAGLPVLTADGAHYPLSPSELATAHEQFIREFGLGLVGGCCGTTPEHMAAVVERLAPFRASAAVTSGGRGADGERLPTEREAGIASLYHHVNFDQESAYLAIGERTNANGSKAFRQAMLDERWDDCVDIAREQVRDGAHLLDVCIDYVGRDGVADIKEVVSRFASASTLPLVIDSTEPHVLQAGLEHIGGRPVINSVNYEDGDGPDSRFARIMPLVKEHGTAVIALTIDEHGQARTTEGKVAIASRLVDALVGEWGMRVEDIIVDCLTFPIATGQEETRRDAIETIEAIRQITAKYPGIHTTLGVSNVSFGLNPAARIALNSVFLHEAVQAGLSSGIIDAAKIVPLASLPEEQRKVALDLVWDRREYDADGNITYDPLASMLDLFAGVDTAALKDQRAAELAALPTGERLERRIIDGEGKGLEEDLDLARAEGMTPLGIINDYLLEGMKVVGERFGAGEMQLPFVLQSAEVMKSAVALLEPHMEKSDASGKGTMVIATVRGDVHDIGKNLVDIILTNNGYKVINLGIKQPIADIIAAAEEHNADVIGMSGLLVKSTVVMKENLAELQSRGLAKRWPVILGGAALTRAYVEQDLAGQFEGEVRYAKDAFEGLDLMEPLVQVARGADPAEVGLPALKKRKHQRGAKLTLTEPEAMPGRSDVAADNLVPSPPFWGTRIVRGVALHDFAAFLDERATFMGQWGLKPGRGEDGASYEELVEREGRPRLRYWMDRILGEGMLDASVAYGYFPVVSEGEQVVVLHHGEDRDGVLGTPGLLAPDGGSGGPIGTERLRFDFPRQRRDRHLCLADFVRSRESGQIDVLPVQLVTAGGNVDEVTAELFAGNHYRDYYELNGLVMQLTEALAEFWHARIRSELGFAAEEPKEKAGLFKLDYRGARFSLGYPACPDMEDRRKVVELLHPERMGVVLSDELMLHPEQSTDAFVFHHPEAKYFKV is encoded by the coding sequence ATGCCTCGTTTTGCGCTTGATATTGAGTCCGTCGCCCGCCCCGCCCGTTCCCAGGAGCTGCTGGATGCAGTGAACCACCGGGTCGTCATTGCCGATGGGGCGATGGGCACCATGCTGCAGGGGCGGGAACTGTCCCTCGAGGACGACTTCCTGGGACTGGAAGGCTGCAACGAGATCCTCAACGTCACCCGCCCGGATGTCCTCGCGGACATTCATGACGCGTATTTCGCGGTGGGAATCGACGCGGTGGAAACCAACACCTTCGGCGCGAACTGGTCCAACCTCTCCGACTACGGCATCGACGACCGTATCGAAGAGCTCGCCCGGGCGGGTGCGGCGATCGCCCGCGAACGCGCTGAGGCGGCAGAAAAAACAGACGGACGGATGCGGTGGGTCCTCGGCTCGATGGGGCCGGGCACCAAGCTCCCCAGCCTCGGCCACACCAGCTACGACTACCTCAAGCAGACCTTCGCCCTGCAGGCCGAAGGCCTCATCGACGGGGGAGCGGACGCCTTCCTCATCGAGACCAGCCAGGACCTCCTGCAGACCAAAGCCGCGGTCAACGGCTGCAAGCAGGCCATCGTGGCCCGCGGCATCCGGCTCCCGATCTTCGTCGAGGTGACCGTCGAAACCACCGGAACCATGCTGATGGGATCCGAGATCGGCGCGGCGCTCACCGCACTCGAGCCACTCGGCGTCGACGCCATCGGCCTGAACTGTGCCACCGGGCCGGATGAGATGAGCGAGCACCTGCGCCACCTGTCCAAGCAGTCCACCGTGGCGATCGCCTGCATGCCCAACGCCGGCCTGCCGGTCCTCACCGCCGACGGCGCGCACTATCCGCTGTCGCCCTCCGAACTCGCCACCGCGCACGAGCAGTTCATCCGGGAATTCGGCCTGGGCCTGGTGGGCGGATGTTGCGGTACGACGCCGGAGCACATGGCCGCCGTCGTCGAGCGTCTTGCGCCCTTCCGCGCGAGTGCCGCCGTCACCAGCGGCGGGAGGGGCGCCGACGGCGAACGCCTCCCCACCGAGCGTGAAGCAGGCATCGCTTCCCTCTACCATCATGTGAATTTCGACCAGGAGTCTGCGTACCTCGCCATTGGCGAGCGCACCAACGCGAACGGTTCGAAGGCGTTCCGCCAGGCGATGCTCGACGAGCGCTGGGACGACTGTGTCGACATCGCCCGCGAGCAGGTCCGTGATGGCGCCCACCTGCTCGACGTCTGCATTGACTATGTGGGGCGCGACGGCGTGGCCGACATCAAGGAGGTCGTCTCACGTTTCGCTTCGGCCTCCACGCTCCCGCTCGTCATCGACTCCACCGAACCGCACGTGCTGCAGGCCGGGCTCGAACACATCGGCGGGCGCCCGGTGATCAACTCCGTCAACTACGAGGACGGCGACGGCCCTGACAGCCGCTTCGCGCGCATCATGCCGCTCGTGAAGGAACACGGCACCGCCGTGATCGCCCTGACCATCGACGAACACGGCCAGGCACGCACCACCGAGGGCAAGGTGGCGATCGCCTCGCGCCTCGTCGATGCCCTGGTGGGCGAATGGGGGATGCGCGTCGAAGACATCATCGTCGATTGCCTGACCTTCCCCATCGCCACCGGCCAGGAAGAGACCCGCCGGGATGCCATCGAAACGATCGAAGCCATCCGCCAGATCACCGCGAAGTACCCCGGCATCCACACCACGCTCGGCGTCTCGAACGTCTCCTTCGGCCTGAACCCGGCAGCGCGCATCGCCCTGAACTCGGTGTTCCTGCACGAGGCCGTGCAGGCGGGCCTGTCCAGCGGCATCATCGATGCGGCCAAGATCGTGCCGCTCGCTTCACTGCCGGAGGAGCAGCGCAAGGTGGCCTTGGACCTCGTCTGGGACCGCCGCGAATACGACGCCGACGGCAACATCACCTACGACCCGCTGGCCAGCATGCTTGACCTGTTCGCCGGCGTCGACACCGCAGCGCTGAAGGACCAGCGCGCCGCGGAACTGGCGGCTCTGCCCACCGGCGAGCGCCTGGAGCGGCGCATCATCGACGGCGAGGGCAAGGGCCTTGAAGAGGACCTCGACCTGGCTCGCGCCGAGGGCATGACCCCGCTCGGCATCATCAACGACTACCTGCTCGAGGGCATGAAGGTTGTGGGCGAGCGCTTCGGCGCCGGCGAGATGCAGTTGCCGTTCGTGCTGCAGTCCGCCGAGGTGATGAAGTCCGCGGTCGCTCTGCTCGAGCCGCACATGGAGAAGTCGGATGCGTCGGGCAAGGGCACGATGGTGATCGCCACCGTGCGCGGCGATGTGCATGACATCGGCAAGAACCTGGTGGACATCATCCTCACCAACAACGGCTACAAGGTGATCAACCTCGGCATTAAGCAGCCGATCGCCGACATCATCGCCGCGGCCGAGGAACACAACGCTGACGTGATCGGTATGTCCGGTCTGCTGGTGAAGTCCACGGTGGTGATGAAGGAGAACCTCGCGGAGCTGCAGTCCCGCGGGCTCGCGAAGCGGTGGCCGGTGATCCTCGGTGGCGCAGCCCTGACCCGCGCCTACGTGGAGCAGGACCTGGCGGGGCAGTTTGAGGGCGAGGTCCGCTACGCGAAGGACGCCTTCGAGGGTCTGGACCTCATGGAGCCCCTGGTGCAGGTCGCCCGTGGCGCTGACCCCGCGGAGGTCGGCCTTCCCGCGCTGAAGAAGCGGAAACACCAGAGGGGCGCCAAGCTCACCCTGACCGAGCCGGAGGCAATGCCCGGGCGTTCCGACGTCGCCGCCGACAATCTCGTGCCTTCGCCGCCGTTCTGGGGCACGCGCATCGTGCGCGGCGTCGCACTCCACGACTTCGCGGCCTTCCTCGACGAACGCGCCACCTTCATGGGGCAGTGGGGGCTCAAGCCCGGCCGCGGCGAGGACGGCGCCTCGTATGAGGAACTGGTGGAACGCGAGGGCCGGCCGCGCCTGCGGTACTGGATGGACCGCATCCTGGGCGAGGGAATGCTCGATGCGTCCGTCGCGTACGGCTATTTCCCGGTGGTCTCCGAGGGGGAACAGGTGGTGGTGCTGCACCACGGGGAGGATCGCGACGGCGTCCTCGGCACCCCGGGGCTTCTCGCCCCCGACGGCGGATCGGGCGGGCCGATCGGCACCGAGCGGCTGCGCTTCGACTTCCCGCGCCAGCGCCGCGACCGGCACCTGTGCCTCGCCGACTTCGTGCGCTCGCGCGAGTCGGGGCAGATCGACGTCCTGCCGGTGCAGCTGGTCACCGCCGGCGGCAATGTCGATGAGGTGACTGCCGAGCTGTTCGCCGGCAACCACTATCGCGA